ATCCCGCTGGCCACCCAGGTCGCCCTGCTGCGGGTTCTCGAACTCGGCACCTTTCAGCGCGTCGGTGGCACTGAAACCATCAAAGTCGATACCCGCATCATCTGCGCCACCAACAAAGACCTCGAAGCCGCCATTCAAGAGAAGAGCTTTCGCGAAGACCTTTATTATCGCCTCAACGTCGTCACCCTGACCGCGCCCCCCTTGCGGCAGCGCCGCACCGACATCCCCCTCCTCGCCGATTATTTCCTGCACAGGTACAGTCAAGAAAATAACAAAGGGATCAAGGCGATCAGCAAAGAAGCGCTCGATCTCCTTTGCGCTTATCACTGGCCCGGTAACGTGCGGGAGCTCGGCAATGTCATCGCCCGCGCGGTCGTCTTCTGCAGCGGCACAGAACTCCAGCCGGCGCACCTGCCAACCGAGCTGCGGGACAACAAACAGAGCGCCGGTTTCCATCTCAACCTCACCTCTTCCCTCCTCCCCGAGATCGAAGCGACTGTCATCCGCCAGGTCCTCGAAGCCAAAAACTGGAACCTGTCCCAGGCCGCCGAAGCCCTCGGCATCGCCCGCGGCACCCTTTACAGCAAGATCAAGAGTTACGGCCTCGAAAAGTCGTCCTGAAGGGGCGGCGCATTGCCCCTGCCGAAAATTGGACACTCCTCTGCAGGCAACACCAGGGGGGGGATTCTTCCTCCTTTCCCCGCCTTTACTCGCAATCGCCTTCTCCCTCCCCCCTCCTGTCGAAATTTGAACAATTCCCGATCCTTTTATAAAAGTTGTTTTATTCCATAGTGTTAGCAATTCAGAGATGCCAGCGCTGTCGATTTTTGAACAGTTAAGCAGAGCGGGCAATCAGCCAAAAGAGCTTAAAAAAACAAGCTAACACCTCGTAATTACGACATAAAAAAGATTTATTTCAAGTTGGCATCGCTATTGCTATAACGAAACCCGTTCATTTACAAGCGTGCATCCGCACAGTCACTAACCCGATCCTGCCACGACCTGGCAGGGCAATAACACCCAGCAAATGGGAGGAGAATGACAGATGAAAAAATTTCTCGTACTTATGGCAGCAGCAGCAATGGTTACCGCCGGTGCCTCGATGGCTCTGGCCGCCACCGCTAACGACGGTTTGGGCATCCAAGGCAGCTCGCATGACTTCTCGGACAACGTGAACCTTGCCAACAAGGCTGCCACAGCCCCCGCCGAAGGTTGGAACAATCGCCAGGAAATCTGCCGCGTCTGCCATGCCCCGCATGACAAGGGCCGCACCACCTACACAAACGGCCTGCTCTGGAACCACAAGACCTCTGATCTGACCTTCACCATGTACAGTAACCAGGGCGGATTCACCAGCCTTGACGGCACTGTTGATGCCCAGCCCACCGGCAGCTCCAAACTCTGCCTCAGCTGTCATGATGGCGCCACCAACATCGACGCCTTTGACAACAAGCAAGCTCTCGGCACCATCACCATCGCCGCTTACGAAAATGCCAGCCTCAACCAGGGCGCCAGCACCGGTCACCTCGAAGGCAACCATCCGATCTCCATCACTTACGAGGAAGCACTTGACGGCGAACTGAACGTAGCGGCTACAACCTTTTTTGCTGACGGCAGCTCCATCGCCAAGGTTCTGGAAGACGGCAAGGTTCAGTGTGCCAGCTGCCACGACGTCCACAACAAGGGTACTGCCGCTGGTTCCTCCCTGCTGCGCAGCCCCAACACCCTTGATGCTGCCAAAGGTGGCGACGGAACGTCGACTGCTTCGGCTCTGTGCCTGACCTGCCACAACAAGTAAGCAAGCAAGTCAGCGAAGTCTGGCAACATGACTTCCATCAGGGGAGGGAGACAAATAAAGTCTCCCTCCCCTGACTTGTTTTTGCGATGAGGATTCCACTTCAAGGGAAAGACTCACCGCAACAAGGAGGAGGGTTCCATGCATAAACGAATCACCCTGACATTGCTGCTGATCGTGCTGGTCCCTGCCGGGCTGACCTGGGCCGCATACGGCGAAGGCATCAGGCAGAGCAAGCATGATTTTTCTGCGGCATCGTGGGATGAATTCAACAATTCCGGGGAAATCTGCATCTTCTGCCATGCCCCCCACGACCAGGGGCGGACCACCTACGAGAACGGCCTGCTCTGGAACCGGGCCGTCAGTCAGACCCCATACACCATGTACACCAACGGCTACGCCGGCTTCACCAGCCTGGATGGTGCGGTCGATAGCACGCCGACCGGCAGCTCCAAGCTCTGCCTGGCCTGTCACGACGGCACCTTGGCGATGGACAGTTACGGCGAGCACAGCGGCGGCATCCACACCATGTGGGATGAAAATCTCAGCCGGGTTATCCCGCGGGCCATGGACGGCGGCAACCTCAACCTGCGCGGCAGCCACCCGATCTCCATCGTCTACAGCGCGGCCGCGGATGGTGAGCTGCACGATCCGGCGCTGGCGACCTGGGCCAACGGCTCAAGCGTCGCCTCAACCCTGGAGAGCGGCAAGGTGCAGTGCGCCTCCTGCCACGATGTCCACAACGGGGCGGGAACATCAGCCTGGATCCTGCGCACCTCCAACACCACAGCTGGCGGCGCGGCGTCGGGACTTTGTCTGACCTGCCACAACAAATAGTCCCAATCAGCATTTTTTTCACTGCAATCTGGATCCATTGACAATCAACAGGCAGGAGGCCGACCGGTCTCCTGCCTGTTGATTGTTGCGGTGCAACAACCGCTGTGCCGGGCGACCATAGGAACGCCGAGCACTGTGCCTTTGTGCAGAAGCGAGGTGCGGTATCACGTTGAGGAAGAGACCTAAATCCCCCTTGCCACCCGGATCGGTTCGGTTATAGTGGCTAGTTGATGGAATAATTCCCTTTATTTGTTCTCTTTTCTTGCTATAATTTGCCTCTGTTTCGGATTATTAACTAAGTAGCCCCCCTGTCGGAGTATTGCGCATGCCTGCCCTTGATCGTTCTTTTCCCCCCCGGCTCATCTTGCTCGTCGCCCTTGTCTTGGCGCTCTTTGTGCCGCCCCTCCTTTGCCAGGCGGGCAGCGCCAGTGAGGTCTTTCTCTTGGCGGCGGACGACAGCTGCCTCGATTGTCATGACGATCTCCTTGAGCAGCAGTACAAGCACGCCGCCATTGACGACCGTGACAGCTGCACCCTTTGCCATCCGCTGGCTGATCCGAGCCAACATACGCCGACCCGGCCGGGGAAGAATGTCGCCGAGCTCTGTTGGCAATGTCATGATGCCTTTGCCGGCAGCAGCGCGACGCACGGCCCGGTGGCGACCGGTGAGTGTACCGCTTGTCACGACCCGCACAGCGCCGCCCAGGCGAAGCTGTTGCGCCAGGCCCAGCCCACTCTGTGTTGGAGCTGTCACGACAAGACGGTAGAGGACGCGCAAAAAATTCAGCTGCCGGCGACCAAGCCCCTCTTCGAGGACAAAGAGGCGATCCTCCACCCCCCCTTTGCCGATGGCGGCTGCAACGACTGCCACTTGCCCCATGCCAGCGACCAGCCGCGCTTGCTGAACGCCGCCTATCCGGCCGGTTTTTATCAAAGCTACAGCACCGCCGCTTACGAACTCTGTCTGAACTGCCATGACAGCGCCGCTTTTAACGCAGCGCGCACTCTGACCGCTACCGCCTTTCGCAATGGCAACCTCAACCTGCACTATCGCCATGTCAACAAGGATAAGGGGCGCTCTTGCCGCGCCTGCCACAGCGCTCACGGCGGTTATCAGGCGCGCCTGGTCACCCAGAGTTTTCGTTTCGGGGATCGTCTTCTGGGGGTAGGCTTTGCGGCGACCGCCAGTGGTGGCAGTTGCACCACCAACTGTCATATCAAGGCAAACTACGACCGGCTGGAGCCGGCCTTTAATCCCTTACGCACCAGCCCGCGCCCGCCGGGGCAGAATGCGACCCCGGAAGAACTGCAACACGCCGGCAACGCCGGCTCACGTTAATCAGACTCTAACCTAGGAGACTCTCTATGTTTCGTGCGGTATCGCTGTTTCTCTGCTTTTTGAGCCTGCAATTGCTGGTCGGTTGTACGACTACGCCACCCGTTGCCACGACTTTTTATCCGCCCCTGCCGCTGCAGCCGCGGCTCCAGTTTCTGACCGCGATCTCCCATGAAGAGGACATCGGCAAAAAAACCAACGCCTTTCGCGAGTTTTTGACCGGCGAAGGACAAATGAAGCGCGGCATCAGCCGGGCCATGGACGTCGGCAGCGTCAAGGGGATGCTCTACGTCACCGATCTCGCCTTCGGGCGAATTATCATGATCGACCTGGAAAAAGGGACTTTCGACCTGCTCAAGGATGAGAATGAGGGCGCTCTGCGTCAACCGTTGGGGCTGCATGTCAGCGCCGACGACTACAAATACGTGACCGATGGGGTGCGCAAGCAGGTGGTAGTTTACGGCCCGGACAATGCGTATGTTCGCAGTTACGGTAAAGAGGGGCAGTTCGAGCGGCCGATGGACGTGACGGTCTTCGGCGAACGGATCTATGTGGCCGACTTCCTCAAGCATGTGGTGGTGGTGCTGGACAAAAGCAGCGGTGAGATCGTCCAGACCCTCGGCGGTCGTGGCACGACAGCGGGGAAGATGGACCGGCCCAGCCACGTCCGGGTCGACCGCGAGGGCAATCTTTTCGTCAACGACTCTTTTAATTTCCGCATCCAGAAGTTCAACCCGCAAGGGGAGTACCTCAAGGAGTTTGGCTATGCGGGCTCCACCCTGGGCGGTTTTGCCCGCCCAAAAGGCATGGACGTATCACCGGACGGCAAACTGCTCTACGTGACCGATGCCGCCTTTGAAAACGTCCAGATCTTCGATGATGAGAGCACCCTGCTGCTCCTCTATTTCAGTCAGTTCGGCTCCGGCCCCGGCGATCTCTACCTGCCACAGGCGGTCTTTATCGACGCCAAGAACGTCGAATATTTTCAACGCTACGCTGACAAGAATTTCAAGGTTCGTTATCTGGTGATCGTCAGCAACTCCATCGGCTTTAAAAAGCTCAACATCTACGGCTTTGGTGACTGGATCGGCGAAAGAACCCCGGAGATGGATCAAGCGCCGGCGTCCCTAAGCGATTTGGAAAAACAGTCCAGCGATGCCGCGAAGTAAACGACATGTGCTGCTGCTCTGGCTGTTGTTGGTGCTCGTGTCGCTGCTGGCCGGCGGCTGCAGCCGCGAAGTTCGCTACCAGGTATTGACCTTCTTTTTTACCGGCGTACCACCCCTTGACTGGGTGCCGCCGGAAGAAACGAATCCCGCTCAGATCGCGCTGGAGGCCCGAGAAAGGCGGCAGCTCAAGAGCAGACGGGCACAGGCCGACAGGGTCTTCACCGGAGTGTATGCACATGGGCCCTATGTCGGCGAAGCCTGTGCCGAGTGCCACGTCATGACCGTCGGCGGCTTCGGTTTTCGCAGTGGCGGCAGTTCTGAAACCGAAAAAAAGACCATCGCACCAGGGCAATTCGTCCTGCCGCCCGGCGAGTTGTGCGTAGCCTGTCACGCCGGCAAGGGGAACGCCGCCGTTCAGACCGCCGGGCGTTTTGCCCATGGCCCGGGCTGGAACTGTCTGACCTGCCACGAGCCCCACAACAGCAAGGAACCCTACCTGCTCAAGGCGGCTGCCAACGATCTTTGTCAGCGCTGTCATGGCAACAGCAAGGGGAACGCCGCAGCGCAAGCCGCCGATCTTTACTCCCATGGACCGGGCTGGAACTGTGTGAGTTGCCACGATCCGCACAGCAGCAAGGAACCGGCCCTGCTTACCGTTGCGGCGAATGACCTTTGTCGTCAGTGCCATGGCGCCGGCTTTATCCACGACGCCGATCTGCACGAAGGGCTGGTCGATTGCCTCGATTGTCACAATCCCCACATGGGGCGCGACGCCACGATGTTGCGCGCTGACTTGCGCGAGGCCTTTTAAGGATATGTCGGCTCTGTCTCTGCGATTTATCCGTCGGATCGGGATCACGACGACCCTGACGATGCTGCTGGTGACCGGTCTGGCGCCGACCGCTCCAGCGCAAATGTTTTATCTTGAGCGGCCGCGCCTCGGCAGCGAATTTGAGTATGACTTTGAGCAGAATGATCAGACCACCCCGACCTCCCGCCGGGAGAAGACCAGTCATCAGTTTATCGAGGGGCTAACCCTGACGACGCGCGGCTTTGCTTATCATCAAAATACTCTCGTCTTCGATCTGGAGTTCAATCCCAAATGGGAACAGCAGGAAGAATCCTTGACTCCCGGCGGAGAAAGTTCTCGACGCAGCTTTTATCTCGACTACAGTTTTAACGGCACCATGCTGCAATCTCGCCAGCTCTTTCTGCAACTTTTGGCCCGGCAAGGGACGATGACCAGCAGCAGCAACCTCTCTCCGACCTCGACCCATGAAAATACGGCTTACGGCGCCACCCTGGTCTTTAAATCACGCGCCCTCCCCACCCGGTTCAGCTATCTGCACAATCAGCAGCGCCAGGAAGGTTTCTACGCATCGACGCAAAACAATGAGAGTTTGCGCCTGAGCTCAAGATATCGGACAGCACGGCAAGAGACCACTCTGAATGGCGATTACGAAGACCGGCAAAGAAAGGCGCGCAGCGTCACGCAGAACACAGAAAATACCTCACTACGGCTGAACAATTCTCTGCAGGTCACGACCGATCGCCGGATTCGCCTGAACTCGGGGCTCACGACCCGCTGGACAAAGAGTACAGGGGGGAAAAGCAGGGATCTCAATCTGGGCGGAGGTCTCAATTGGCAACACACCCCGCCGGCACAACGACTGCAGATCAACAGTAGCTACACTGCGCGCTATACCGCCATCCACAACGAAGATGAATTACGGGAAACCATCCCCCTGGCCACGGAAGTGACCCTCACCCATCAACTCTACGAAAATCTGCGCACCACCCTGCGCGCCAACGCCGGCCATACCACCACGCCGGAAGCACGGGAAACCATCTATGGCGGCGGCCTCGCTTTCGATTACATACGGCGAATCCCGGCGGGGATGATGCTCAGCCTCAACCTCGGTCATGCTTATCAGGTCAATGACCGCATCAGTTCGAACGAAGCCGTCGCCAGCACGGACGAATCGGTCACCCTGAGCGATTTCAACCTGACCTTGTTGGCCAGCCGCTATGTGGAGCTGACCTCGGTGCAGGTCTTCAGCGCTGACGGCTGGGAATATCACCGCGATAGCGATTATACCCTCACGGTGGTCGGTAACTTTGTGCAGATTGCGCGCAATCCCTTTGGTGGCGCCATCAGCGAAGGGGAGACGGTGCTGGTCCGCTACCGCTTCCGCAACGACCCCTCGGCCCAACGCGGGACACTGACCCGCACCTATGGCGCCGGCCTTGCGCGTGGCTCGATCTTCTCGCTGCGCTACAGCCTGACGTTGATCACGGAAGAGTTACTGTCGGGATTGCCGCCCGATACCCTGGCTGACGACACCCGGCAAAACGTTTCGGCGCAGCTCAATTATGGCTGGTCGGATACTCTGTTAACGGCAGATGAAGAACGCAACACCGCCGGTAATTCCTCCCGCCGCTGGCGACTGACCCAGAATTTCCGGTGGCGACCCCGCCCGGATCTGGCCCTGAACGTCAATGCGAATTACGGCGAGACCGAACTCCTTGACA
This window of the Desulfuromonadaceae bacterium genome carries:
- a CDS encoding cytochrome c3 family protein, which produces MPRSKRHVLLLWLLLVLVSLLAGGCSREVRYQVLTFFFTGVPPLDWVPPEETNPAQIALEARERRQLKSRRAQADRVFTGVYAHGPYVGEACAECHVMTVGGFGFRSGGSSETEKKTIAPGQFVLPPGELCVACHAGKGNAAVQTAGRFAHGPGWNCLTCHEPHNSKEPYLLKAAANDLCQRCHGNSKGNAAAQAADLYSHGPGWNCVSCHDPHSSKEPALLTVAANDLCRQCHGAGFIHDADLHEGLVDCLDCHNPHMGRDATMLRADLREAF
- a CDS encoding cytochrome c3 family protein, translated to MPALDRSFPPRLILLVALVLALFVPPLLCQAGSASEVFLLAADDSCLDCHDDLLEQQYKHAAIDDRDSCTLCHPLADPSQHTPTRPGKNVAELCWQCHDAFAGSSATHGPVATGECTACHDPHSAAQAKLLRQAQPTLCWSCHDKTVEDAQKIQLPATKPLFEDKEAILHPPFADGGCNDCHLPHASDQPRLLNAAYPAGFYQSYSTAAYELCLNCHDSAAFNAARTLTATAFRNGNLNLHYRHVNKDKGRSCRACHSAHGGYQARLVTQSFRFGDRLLGVGFAATASGGSCTTNCHIKANYDRLEPAFNPLRTSPRPPGQNATPEELQHAGNAGSR